From the Longimicrobium sp. genome, the window TGCGATCCCCGGCCTGCGCGTGTACCCCAGCGAGGCGAACTTCTGGGTCTTTCGCGTGGAGTCGCCCAACATCACCCACACGCAGCTCTTCCAGCGGCTGCTGGATGAGCACGGAATCCTGATCCGCGACGTGAGCAAGTACCCGATGCTTAAGGATTGCCTGCGCGTCAACGTCGGCGCGCCGGAGGAGAACGACGCCTTCCTGGGCGCCGTCCGCGCGATCATGGAGGAGGCGCGATGAGCCGCGTGGGCACGAGGGAGCGGAGCACGCGCGAGACGCAGATCCGCGTCCGCGTCGACCTGGACGGCACGGGAAAGGCCGAGGTGAGAACCGGCGTCGGCTTCTTCGACCACATGCTGGACGCGCTGGCCCGCCACGGGATGTTCGACCTGGAGGTGGAGTGCACGGGTGACCTGCACATCGACGCGCACCACACCGTGGAGGACGTGGGGATCGCGCTGGGCGGCGCCTTGCTGGACGCGCTGGGCGACAAGCGCGGCATCGTGCGCTACGCGGATGCGACGGTGCCGCTGGACGAGGCGCTGGTGCGGGCGGTGGTGGACGTCTCTGGCCGCCCCTTTCTGCACTTCCACGTGCCGCTCCCCGCCGGCCAGCCGCGCATCGGCGACTTCGATGCGGCGCTGTCGGCGGAGTTCTGGCGCGGGTTCGCCATGGAGTCGCGGCTGACGATGCACCTGGACGGCATCCGCGGCGACAACGCGCACCACGTGGTGGAGGCGACCTTTAAGGCCGCCGCCCGTGCGCTGGACGCCGCCACCGCGCTCGATCCGCGCCGCGCGGGCGAGGTGCCCTCGACGAAAGGGGCGCTGTGAAGCCCTCCATCGTCCTGCTGGACTACGGGGCGGGGAACCTGCGCTCCGTAGCCAAGGCGTTCGAGCACGAGGGCGCCGAGGTGACGCTGACCTCCGACCCCGCCGTGGCGCGTGGCGCGGAGCGGCTGGTCCTTCCGGGCCAGGGGCACTTCGGGCAGTGCATGACGAGGCTGGAGGAGAGCGGGCTGGGCGACGCGGTGCGCGAGTTCATCGGCACGGAGCGCCCCTTCCTGGGGATCTGCGTGGGGATGCAGCTCATCTACGACGCCAGCGAGGAGGCGCCCGGCATCCCCGGCCTCGCCCTGATCCCCGGCACGGTGAAGCGCCTGCGCACGGACCTCCCCCTGCCGCACGTCGGCTGGAACTCGGTCGAGTTCGTGCGCATGGCGGAGGGCGACCCCGTGCTGGAGGGCGTTGCCGGCCCCAAGCCGCGCTACTTCTACCACGTCCACTCCTACGGCGTGCTGGAAGCCGACGGCGAGCACGTCCTCGGCCGCTGCACCTACGACGACGCGTTCGCATCCATCGTGCGGCGCGACAACGTGTGGGGCATCCAGTTCCATCCTGAAAAGAGCCAGGAGGACGGTTTGCGCATCCTGGGCAACTTCGCGCGCCTATGAACTGCCGTTTCACACAGAGCCGCAGAGGAAAAAGAGAGAACACTGTGGGAGAACCAACCCTCTCTGCCTTTCTTGTAGTTTCCTCTGTGTCTCTGTGTGAGGCCCCACAAGATCTCCGGGAGGTCCCATGACTGAAGAAGAAGGACCGCGCTTCGCCTACGCGATGGACACGCTGCTGATGGAGGTCGGTCGCCTCAACCGGGTGATCCGCCGGCTGCAGGAGACCCCGTCCGCGGACCCGATCGAGCGGGCGGATCGGGACGGCGTAATCACGAACCTGATGCAGCGAATCGTCGAGATCTTTGAAGCGATCGACGCGCTCGGGACGGCGCAGGGCGGCGAGGACCAGCCTTCCGACGAGGAGTGAGATGGCGGAGTTCTACAAGGGCCACGGGCTCGGCAACGACTACATCGCGCTGGAGCTGGACGGGCTCCCATTCGACCTCACCCCGCCCGCCGTGCGCCTGCTGTGCAACCGGCACACCGGCGTAGGGTCGGACGGGGTCCTGGGGCGCACCGGGTCGACGGCGGCGGACTTCGGGCTGCGCATCTTCAACCCCGACGGCAGCGAGGCGGAGAAGAGCGGCAACGGGCTGCGCATCTTCGCCGCGTACCTGCTGGAACGCGGCGAGGCCAGCGTCGGCGTGCCGTTCAGCGTGGAGACCCCCGGCGGCATCGTGGGGATGACCGTCGTCGGCGCCATGGGCGGCGGGGTGCTGATGGTGGAGGCGGAGATGGGGACGGCCGCGTTCCGCAGCACGGACGTGGGGCTCGCCGGCGACGAGCGCGAGGTGGACAACGAGGCGCTGGAGCTGGAGGCCGGCGACGCGGTGCTCATCAACACCGTCTCCATCGGCAACCCGCACTGCGTCGTCTTCATGGATGAGCTGGACGTGGAGGACCTTCGCCGCCGCGCCCCGCAGATTTCCACGCACCCGGCATTCGCGCGCGGCACCAACGTGCAGTTCGCCGTCCCGCTGGAGCCGGGCGCGGTGGAGGCGTGGGTCTGGGAGCGCGGGGCGGGGGAGACGCGCGCATCCGGCTCCAGCGCCTGCGCCGTCGCCGCCGCCGCGGTGAGACGCGGGATGGTCACCGAGCGCAGCGTGGAGGTGCGGATGCCCGGCGGCTCGCTGCACGTGGACGTGCGCGACGACTTCTCGCTGCTGTTGCGCGGCCCGGTCGAGGGCGTGTACCGCGGGACGCTGGGCGAGGGGATGGTGGCGCGGCTGCGGGAGCTGTCATGGGGCTAGCGAAGCGCATCATCCCCTGCCTGGACGTCAAGGAAGGGCGGGTGGTGAAGGGGATCCAGTTCGAGGGGCTGCGCGACGCCGGCGACCCCGTGGAGCAGGCGATGCGGTACGACGCCGAGCGCGCGGACGAGCTCTGCTTCCTGGACATCACCGCGTCGCACGAGGGGCGCTCGTCGATGCTGGAGGTGATCCGCCGCACCGCCGAGTCGATCTTCATCCCCTTCACCGTGGGCGGCGGCGTGCGCTCGGTGGAGGACTTCGTCGCCATCCTCGGCGCCGGCGCGGACAAGGTGACGGTGAACACCGCGGCGCTGGAAGACCCGGCGCTGGTGGCGCGCGCGGCGGAGCACTTCGGCTCGCAGTGCGTGGTGGTGGCGATCGACGCGCGGAGCAGCGAGTCGTCCGGGAGCGGCTACGAGGTCTTCACCCACGGCGGGCGCCGCGCGGCGGGGCTCGACGCGGTGGAGTGGGCGCGCCGCGTGGAGTCGCTGGGCGCGGGAGAGATCCTGCTGACCTCGATGGACCGCGACGGGACGCGCGACGGCTACGACCTGGAGCTTCTCCGCGCTGTGAGCGGCGCCGTGCGGATTCCCGTGATCGCGTCGGGGGGCGCGGGGGCGCTGGAGCACCTGGATGCGGGGCTCGCCGCGGGGGCGCACGCGGTGCTCGCGGCCTCCATCTTCCACTTCGGCGAGTACACGCTGGCCGAGGCGCGGCGCTACCTTGCGGCGCGCGGGCACGCAGTTCGCGAATAGAACGGGCGCGCTGCCACGAACCTTGCAGGAGCGCCGCCGATCCGCATGCGCGGAAGGGTGCAGAGCTGACAGTCGCGGCCCGTGAGCCGCTCATCGAGGGAGATTGCCGTGACGGAAACTAGATCGTTCTGGAAGGCGCCCGCCGCCGCTCTCCTGGTGGCGGCGCTTGCCGCGTGCGGCGACGACGCCGGAAACGGGGGCGAGGCGAAGGGGAAG encodes:
- the hisB gene encoding imidazoleglycerol-phosphate dehydratase HisB, yielding MSRVGTRERSTRETQIRVRVDLDGTGKAEVRTGVGFFDHMLDALARHGMFDLEVECTGDLHIDAHHTVEDVGIALGGALLDALGDKRGIVRYADATVPLDEALVRAVVDVSGRPFLHFHVPLPAGQPRIGDFDAALSAEFWRGFAMESRLTMHLDGIRGDNAHHVVEATFKAAARALDAATALDPRRAGEVPSTKGAL
- the hisH gene encoding imidazole glycerol phosphate synthase subunit HisH, whose protein sequence is MKPSIVLLDYGAGNLRSVAKAFEHEGAEVTLTSDPAVARGAERLVLPGQGHFGQCMTRLEESGLGDAVREFIGTERPFLGICVGMQLIYDASEEAPGIPGLALIPGTVKRLRTDLPLPHVGWNSVEFVRMAEGDPVLEGVAGPKPRYFYHVHSYGVLEADGEHVLGRCTYDDAFASIVRRDNVWGIQFHPEKSQEDGLRILGNFARL
- the dapF gene encoding diaminopimelate epimerase: MAEFYKGHGLGNDYIALELDGLPFDLTPPAVRLLCNRHTGVGSDGVLGRTGSTAADFGLRIFNPDGSEAEKSGNGLRIFAAYLLERGEASVGVPFSVETPGGIVGMTVVGAMGGGVLMVEAEMGTAAFRSTDVGLAGDEREVDNEALELEAGDAVLINTVSIGNPHCVVFMDELDVEDLRRRAPQISTHPAFARGTNVQFAVPLEPGAVEAWVWERGAGETRASGSSACAVAAAAVRRGMVTERSVEVRMPGGSLHVDVRDDFSLLLRGPVEGVYRGTLGEGMVARLRELSWG
- the hisF gene encoding imidazole glycerol phosphate synthase subunit HisF codes for the protein MGLAKRIIPCLDVKEGRVVKGIQFEGLRDAGDPVEQAMRYDAERADELCFLDITASHEGRSSMLEVIRRTAESIFIPFTVGGGVRSVEDFVAILGAGADKVTVNTAALEDPALVARAAEHFGSQCVVVAIDARSSESSGSGYEVFTHGGRRAAGLDAVEWARRVESLGAGEILLTSMDRDGTRDGYDLELLRAVSGAVRIPVIASGGAGALEHLDAGLAAGAHAVLAASIFHFGEYTLAEARRYLAARGHAVRE